The stretch of DNA TCCAATTATGAAGGAAAAATAACTTCCAAGTTGACCATTTTGCCGATATCAACAAAATGGTCAAAATTGATGACAAAAACATTAGGCACAACTGAAAATTTCACAGATAACATAACCTCCCTTCTCCGGCAACCATCGTTGGGTATTGCTCATAATCTTTGAATCATCTTCAATAATGCCCATATCAACCAGGAAATCACTAATGCACTTTTCATAGTTGGCGCAATCACGTTTTCTATTAGCCTCCGGCGGGGCATATGAATAGACAACGTTCACATGGCCTTTGATATTAGCCCGTTTCTGCGTCCATAAGGAATCACTGGCCGCTTTATACCATTTTTTATTTACTTCCGTCTTCACGCGCCCAACCTTGGCATTATTGAACGCTGAATTTACGGATGGAGGCATGGGTATTTTTAATGTTACATCCGGCTTTCGCTCATACCAACCAAAGACATTTTCACGCACACACTTACCACACATTATTTTGATTTTCGTTCCCACGCGGCAATCAACGCTTCCTGGCGGTGCTTGCACTGGTTATATTCCCCAATCGTATACCCAATGTATTCCAATAAATCATTGGGATATGCCGGTTCCTGGATATAATCCAGGTTAGGGCATGGTGTACAGTATTCCGGTGGACAACTACTTGGTTGAGTCGTTAAATTCGTTGAGCGCACGCACCCCATCAACAGGTGCGGCACAATCAGTACCAATAGCCATTTTCTTTGCATCGTTAAGCCTCTTTTGAAGTTTCCTGTTTTGTTCCTGGTATACCTGCAAGTGTTGCTGGTATATTTCATTTGCCTTTAAATCCATTTCCCTATCTTTGGCATTCTTATCCATTATGGCTTTGATCTGTGCATTCACCTGGTCAACCTGTTCGGCCTTATCAGATTTACCACGATGATACCATCCGGCAGAATATGACAGTGCCAGAACAAGCATCACCCCACCTGTTATCATTACCCACTTCTGCGTCAAGAATTCCCACAAACGCGCAAAGCCCTTAGCAATCATTATCAGCATCAACATGTTTACGCCCTCTCTTATTGGTAGAAATAAATTTTGATGCCATGGCCGTTAAACCACCCGCACCCCCATATGCAGCAAGCTTGGTGTCTGTCGTACCACCATTTTTGTATGCGTCCCACACGAATACGGCAGTTGTCACCAGGCTGGTAATAAAAAACCATATTTTGCTTGTTGATAACGTCCCATCCCCACTGTCAGTGAATAGATCACGGACGTGCCACCGCTGGCTTGATATTTCCTTTTTCATCTAACCCCACAACTAAACGATAATTAAACACAGGACATGTCTTGTTTGATACTTCACAGTGGCCATGGAAGGTCACCGGCAACTTGCGTTGTTTATAGGCGGTGTCAATTGCCATACACATTGCCTTCAAAGATTTGAACTGTTCGTCTGAAAACTGATTAAGGCCACCAACACAGATAGCA from Alphaproteobacteria bacterium encodes:
- a CDS encoding RusA family crossover junction endodeoxyribonuclease yields the protein MRENVFGWYERKPDVTLKIPMPPSVNSAFNNAKVGRVKTEVNKKWYKAASDSLWTQKRANIKGHVNVVYSYAPPEANRKRDCANYEKCISDFLVDMGIIEDDSKIMSNTQRWLPEKGGYVICEIFSCA